In Campylobacter sp. 2014D-0216, the following proteins share a genomic window:
- the fliN gene encoding flagellar motor switch protein FliN: MIDDRLGLLQSYEDILDISVDFVSELGTTNMSVKELLKLEVGSVIDLEKPAGESVELYLNKRIFGKGEVMVYEKNLAIRINEILDSKSVLQYFKKELQ; this comes from the coding sequence ATGATAGATGATCGCTTAGGTTTATTGCAATCTTATGAAGATATTTTAGATATCAGCGTGGATTTTGTGAGTGAGCTTGGTACAACCAATATGAGCGTAAAAGAACTTTTAAAACTAGAAGTAGGTTCTGTGATAGATCTTGAAAAGCCAGCAGGTGAGAGCGTGGAGCTTTACCTTAATAAAAGGATATTTGGCAAAGGCGAGGTAATGGTGTATGAGAAAAACCTTGCCATAAGGATCAATGAAATTTTAGATTCAAAATCAGTATTGCAGTATTTCAAAAAAGAATTGCAATGA
- a CDS encoding Ppx/GppA phosphatase family protein: MAKKTAVIDLGSNSVRMVIFERTSRYGFFICSEHKKKVRLGENAYNNNKILQEEAMLKAEKALAYFKEKALKEKCRKIIAVGTSALRDAPNAKDFINKIAKNVGLNIKCINGKTESFLGGLAALNLLSNVQNATTIDIGGGSTELCLIKEGKIVDCISLDLGTVRLKEIFYDTKRLNALDQFIQEALTQVPKHFQNDNIIAIGGSLRALSNSIMKKNSYPLKMIHNFSYSFEKEKSHIEKIQNAKNLIDFNIKKDRFDTIKEGCVIFLALAKNLKAKNIITSAVGVREGVFLSNLFQKYAKIKNDTTDFSKFNAKFPPNFNPSLKSLQDRFDIDYTDKSAYFANKLFEVFSPLHKIEASYKKDLINAAKLTHIGERINFYFANEHSAYMALNGLHFGFSHQEILLIWTLLKANGKKINPFGIEHIKALLPNHHILTWLNFILALANKLAKDSDENLEFVLKNHTLYIYSNKRKIYFSKEEIKKISKPKLIILAFNQKS; the protein is encoded by the coding sequence ATGGCTAAAAAAACCGCAGTAATTGACCTTGGCTCCAATTCCGTTCGTATGGTGATTTTTGAAAGAACCTCAAGATATGGATTTTTTATTTGTAGTGAGCACAAAAAGAAAGTAAGACTTGGAGAAAATGCGTACAATAATAATAAAATTCTTCAAGAAGAAGCTATGCTTAAGGCTGAAAAAGCTTTAGCCTACTTCAAAGAAAAAGCCTTAAAAGAAAAATGCAGAAAAATCATCGCTGTAGGGACTTCTGCATTAAGAGATGCGCCTAATGCGAAGGATTTTATCAATAAAATTGCAAAAAATGTAGGCTTAAATATCAAATGTATCAACGGAAAAACCGAGTCTTTCTTAGGTGGTCTTGCTGCGCTTAATTTATTATCTAATGTCCAAAATGCCACCACTATTGATATTGGTGGTGGCTCCACCGAACTTTGTTTAATTAAAGAAGGGAAAATTGTAGACTGTATTTCACTTGATCTTGGCACAGTAAGATTGAAAGAAATTTTTTACGATACTAAAAGATTAAATGCTTTAGATCAATTCATACAAGAAGCTCTTACACAAGTACCAAAACACTTTCAAAATGATAATATCATCGCCATAGGAGGGAGTTTAAGAGCATTATCAAATTCTATCATGAAGAAAAACTCTTATCCTTTAAAAATGATCCATAATTTTAGCTACAGTTTTGAAAAAGAAAAAAGTCATATAGAAAAAATTCAAAATGCAAAAAATTTGATCGATTTTAACATCAAAAAAGATCGCTTTGATACTATTAAAGAAGGTTGTGTGATCTTTCTAGCTTTAGCAAAAAACCTCAAAGCTAAAAACATCATCACATCTGCAGTAGGTGTAAGAGAAGGGGTGTTTTTATCAAATCTTTTTCAAAAATACGCCAAGATAAAAAACGACACCACTGATTTTTCAAAATTTAATGCAAAATTTCCACCCAACTTCAATCCAAGTCTAAAATCTTTACAAGATCGTTTTGATATAGACTACACTGATAAAAGTGCATATTTTGCAAATAAGCTCTTTGAAGTTTTTTCACCGCTTCATAAAATTGAAGCTTCTTATAAAAAAGACCTCATAAATGCAGCAAAACTAACCCATATAGGCGAAAGGATTAATTTTTATTTTGCCAATGAACACAGTGCATATATGGCATTAAACGGTTTGCATTTTGGCTTTTCACATCAAGAAATTTTACTCATCTGGACACTTTTAAAAGCCAATGGCAAAAAAATCAACCCATTTGGTATAGAACATATTAAAGCGTTACTGCCTAATCACCATATACTGACATGGCTTAATTTCATTCTAGCTTTAGCCAACAAGCTTGCCAAAGATAGCGATGAAAATTTAGAATTTGTATTAAAAAATCATACTTTATATATTTATTCCAATAAAAGAAAAATTTATTTTTCAAAAGAAGAAATCAAAAAAATCTCAAAGCCAAAACTGATCATTTTAGCTTTTAATCAAAAAAGCTAA
- a CDS encoding YfhL family 4Fe-4S dicluster ferredoxin produces the protein MSLLITRECISCDACREECPDEAIYDNDPIYVIDPDLCTECVNEFSEPACIVACPVDCIIPDPDNVESIDELRLKHKNKDI, from the coding sequence ATGTCACTTTTAATCACTAGAGAATGTATATCCTGTGATGCATGCAGGGAAGAATGTCCAGATGAAGCAATTTATGATAACGATCCAATTTATGTTATCGATCCTGATCTTTGCACTGAATGTGTAAATGAATTTTCAGAACCCGCTTGCATTGTAGCTTGTCCGGTAGATTGTATCATACCTGATCCTGACAATGTAGAAAGCATTGATGAACTTCGTTTAAAACACAAAAACAAAGATATTTAA
- the hsrA gene encoding homeostatic response regulator transcription factor HsrA, with product MRILVVEDEASLNKTLSNTLNEFGYQSDTSENFKDAEYFIGIRHYDLVLSNWTIGNSDAGDLINAIKQKSPRTAIVTMCAKADKENEIKALKAGADDYIKKPLDFEILMARIEARLRFGGTNVIKIDDLVIDPDEEKITYQGKDIELKGKPFEVLTHLARHSDQIVSKEQLLDAIWEEPELVTPNVIEVAINQIRQKMDKPLNISTIETVRRRGYRFCFPKKTN from the coding sequence ATGCGTATTTTAGTTGTAGAAGATGAAGCATCACTGAACAAAACACTATCTAACACTTTAAACGAATTTGGTTATCAAAGTGATACTTCAGAAAATTTTAAAGACGCTGAGTATTTTATAGGTATTAGACATTATGATTTAGTATTATCAAATTGGACTATTGGTAATAGCGATGCGGGTGATTTAATCAACGCAATCAAACAAAAATCTCCAAGAACTGCAATCGTTACAATGTGCGCAAAAGCAGATAAAGAAAATGAAATAAAAGCTCTAAAAGCAGGAGCAGATGATTATATTAAAAAACCTTTGGACTTTGAAATTTTAATGGCAAGAATTGAAGCTAGACTTAGATTTGGCGGTACAAATGTGATTAAAATTGATGATTTAGTGATCGATCCAGATGAAGAAAAAATCACTTATCAAGGAAAAGACATAGAATTAAAAGGAAAACCTTTTGAGGTTTTAACTCACCTAGCTAGACATTCAGATCAAATCGTATCAAAAGAACAACTTTTAGATGCCATTTGGGAAGAACCTGAGCTTGTCACTCCGAATGTAATAGAAGTTGCGATTAATCAAATTAGACAAAAAATGGATAAACCTCTTAATATCTCAACTATAGAAACCGTACGCCGTAGAGGCTATCGTTTTTGCTTTCCTAAAAAAACCAACTGA
- a CDS encoding dihydroneopterin aldolase has translation MQSHIKVSLEFKCIIGLLDFERIQEQSVLIELEAKSKKFLDYAKLCARIEKIYKKKKFKTIEKSLKYICKDTKKRHKKLQFIHITCYKPDIIKNARVGASLSKKY, from the coding sequence ATGCAAAGTCATATAAAAGTTAGTTTGGAATTTAAATGCATTATAGGGCTTTTGGATTTTGAAAGAATTCAAGAACAAAGTGTTTTGATAGAATTAGAAGCCAAAAGCAAAAAATTTCTAGATTATGCAAAATTATGCGCTAGGATTGAAAAAATTTATAAGAAAAAAAAGTTTAAAACTATAGAAAAATCTTTAAAATACATATGCAAAGACACAAAAAAACGTCATAAAAAATTGCAGTTTATCCACATCACTTGCTACAAACCTGATATCATCAAAAATGCTAGGGTTGGGGCAAGTCTAAGTAAAAAATATTAA
- the plsY gene encoding glycerol-3-phosphate 1-O-acyltransferase PlsY produces MENLIIYLLAYLIGAIPFGLLLAQIFAKTNIKNSGSKSIGATNVLRVVKENNPKLAKQLAISTVVLDALKGIIPILIAQSMGYDANILWTMAVLAVFGHCFSPYLKFEGGKGVATGAGVLAVFLPLEILCAVLAWFIIGKVFKISSLASLGALVVLITTSFVFHYDMPVINTHAPIFIIAFIVVYKHIPNILRLIGKQECKVI; encoded by the coding sequence ATGGAAAATTTAATCATTTATCTTTTAGCTTATCTTATAGGGGCTATACCTTTTGGACTTTTGCTAGCTCAAATTTTTGCCAAAACTAATATCAAAAATTCAGGTAGCAAAAGCATAGGTGCGACTAATGTCTTAAGAGTGGTAAAAGAAAATAACCCTAAACTAGCCAAACAACTTGCTATAAGCACTGTTGTTTTAGATGCACTTAAAGGGATTATTCCTATTTTAATAGCACAATCAATGGGTTATGATGCTAACATTTTATGGACTATGGCTGTTTTAGCTGTATTTGGTCATTGCTTTTCACCTTATTTAAAATTTGAAGGTGGAAAAGGAGTAGCTACTGGCGCTGGAGTTTTAGCTGTCTTTTTACCACTAGAAATTTTATGTGCGGTATTAGCTTGGTTTATCATAGGTAAGGTATTTAAAATTTCAAGCCTTGCTTCACTAGGTGCTTTAGTTGTTTTAATCACAACTTCTTTTGTATTTCACTATGACATGCCGGTTATTAACACCCATGCTCCGATTTTCATCATTGCTTTTATCGTGGTGTACAAACACATACCAAACATCTTAAGACTAATTGGGAAGCAAGAATGCAAAGTCATATAA
- a CDS encoding cytochrome-c peroxidase yields MKRVSLWAVSLLVASSVFANDRALLDEAKAAGLVPLPKDQAAVEKLLKQMGVKVSKFSKEKVNLGKKLYFEPRLSKSGLISCNTCHNLGMGGADGIAAAVGHKWTANPHHLNSPTVYNSVLNSTQFWDGRAGSLADQAKGPIEAEPEMATPAKLAVEKISSMPEYVKEFKKIYGSNGVTFDNIADAIATFERTLLTPSKFDKFLEGDTKALSKKEKEGLKTFIDKGCTACHTGVNLGGSMQAFQVAAKYKFANVGDFKGDANGLVKTPTLRNIAETAPYFHNGAIWSLQEAIKEMGSVQLGIEISDKEAASIETFLHTLTGKKPNITYPQLPKATEKTPKPQL; encoded by the coding sequence ATGAAAAGAGTTTCATTGTGGGCTGTGTCGTTGTTGGTTGCTTCGAGTGTTTTTGCTAATGATAGGGCTTTGCTTGATGAAGCAAAAGCTGCTGGTTTGGTGCCTTTGCCAAAAGATCAAGCAGCCGTTGAAAAACTTTTAAAACAAATGGGTGTAAAAGTTAGTAAATTTTCTAAGGAAAAAGTTAATCTTGGTAAGAAATTGTATTTTGAACCAAGACTTTCGAAAAGTGGTTTGATTTCTTGTAACACCTGTCATAATTTAGGCATGGGAGGTGCTGATGGGATAGCTGCTGCTGTAGGACATAAATGGACTGCTAATCCTCATCATTTAAATTCGCCAACAGTTTATAACTCGGTTTTAAATTCAACTCAATTTTGGGATGGTAGAGCAGGTAGCTTGGCTGATCAAGCAAAAGGACCGATTGAAGCAGAACCCGAGATGGCAACACCGGCAAAATTAGCAGTGGAAAAAATTTCTTCTATGCCAGAATATGTCAAAGAATTTAAAAAAATATATGGCAGTAATGGCGTAACTTTTGATAATATTGCAGATGCTATTGCGACATTTGAAAGAACGCTTTTAACACCATCTAAATTTGATAAATTCTTAGAAGGTGATACAAAAGCATTAAGCAAAAAAGAAAAAGAAGGTTTGAAAACTTTCATTGATAAAGGTTGTACGGCTTGTCATACAGGAGTAAATTTGGGTGGTAGCATGCAGGCTTTCCAAGTGGCAGCTAAATATAAATTCGCAAATGTAGGGGATTTTAAAGGCGATGCAAATGGTTTGGTTAAAACTCCAACTTTAAGAAATATTGCCGAAACTGCTCCATACTTCCACAATGGTGCGATTTGGTCTTTACAAGAAGCAATTAAAGAAATGGGTAGTGTACAACTTGGTATAGAAATTTCTGATAAAGAAGCAGCTTCTATAGAAACCTTTTTGCATACTTTAACAGGAAAAAAACCTAATATTACCTATCCACAGCTTCCAAAGGCTACTGAAAAAACTCCAAAACCACAGCTTTGA
- the rplU gene encoding 50S ribosomal protein L21: MYAIIKHSGKQYRVSQGDELKLDRFEAEAKSSVEVSEVLAVCDKELKVGAPFVAGAKVVLEVIAHGKDKKVVIYKKRRRKDSKLKRGFRRQFTRVRVVDIKA, translated from the coding sequence ATGTATGCTATTATAAAACACAGCGGAAAACAATACAGAGTAAGCCAAGGTGATGAGCTTAAACTAGATCGTTTTGAAGCTGAAGCAAAATCAAGCGTAGAAGTAAGCGAAGTTCTTGCTGTATGCGATAAAGAATTAAAGGTAGGTGCGCCGTTTGTTGCGGGTGCAAAAGTTGTTTTAGAAGTGATTGCTCATGGAAAAGACAAAAAAGTTGTGATTTATAAAAAAAGACGCAGAAAAGACTCAAAATTAAAACGCGGTTTTAGAAGACAATTTACTCGCGTTAGAGTAGTAGATATTAAAGCTTAA
- the rpmA gene encoding 50S ribosomal protein L27: MAHKKGQGSTQNNRDSIGRRLGVKKFGGEFVRAGNIIIRQRGTATHAGNNVGMGKDHTIFALIDGFVKFERKDKNRKKVSVYPA, translated from the coding sequence ATGGCACACAAGAAAGGTCAAGGTTCAACTCAGAATAATCGTGATTCTATAGGTCGTCGTCTAGGTGTTAAAAAATTTGGTGGAGAATTTGTTCGCGCTGGTAACATCATCATTCGCCAAAGAGGAACAGCAACTCATGCAGGTAATAACGTAGGCATGGGAAAAGATCATACAATTTTTGCTTTAATTGATGGTTTTGTAAAATTTGAAAGAAAAGATAAAAATAGAAAAAAAGTTTCTGTTTATCCTGCATAA
- the obgE gene encoding GTPase ObgE: MFIDNVKLVLSSGNGGKGAVSFRREKHVPLGGPDGGDGGNGGDVYFVCDNNTHTLAHFKGKKELKAQNGQPGLGRNKNGKRGESLELIVPQGTQVIDAQSGEILLDMLVEGQKELFLKGGKGGLGNTHFKHSTNQRPDYAQPGVAGKTLSVRLELKLIADVGLVGFPNVGKSTLISVVSNARPEIANYEFTTLTPKLGMVEVDDYNSFVMADIPGIIEGASDGRGLGLEFLRHIERTSFLLFVLDPLREMSLKEQFCVLRKELEKFSNKLYARNFGVMLSKSDSVNLGEEFAQKMEDDYNELKAYLQSQNNPQSFFVKVSSLEKTGLKELKFMLLDEVKKIRNQNNL, encoded by the coding sequence ATGTTTATAGATAATGTAAAATTAGTTTTAAGTTCGGGTAATGGTGGTAAAGGTGCTGTAAGTTTTCGCCGTGAAAAACATGTTCCACTTGGTGGACCTGATGGTGGCGATGGTGGAAATGGTGGCGATGTGTATTTTGTATGCGACAATAATACTCATACTCTAGCACACTTTAAAGGTAAAAAAGAACTTAAAGCGCAAAATGGTCAGCCAGGTCTAGGTCGTAATAAAAACGGCAAAAGAGGAGAGAGTTTAGAGCTAATCGTTCCTCAAGGTACTCAAGTAATTGATGCGCAAAGTGGGGAAATTTTACTTGATATGCTTGTAGAAGGCCAAAAAGAACTCTTTTTAAAAGGCGGTAAAGGCGGTCTTGGTAATACTCACTTTAAACACTCTACTAATCAACGCCCAGATTATGCTCAACCTGGTGTAGCAGGAAAAACCTTAAGTGTACGCTTAGAATTAAAACTCATAGCAGATGTTGGGCTTGTGGGTTTCCCAAATGTAGGAAAGTCCACTCTTATAAGCGTAGTATCTAATGCAAGACCCGAAATAGCTAATTATGAATTTACTACACTAACTCCAAAACTTGGCATGGTTGAAGTAGATGATTATAATTCTTTTGTGATGGCAGATATCCCAGGCATTATAGAAGGTGCAAGTGACGGTAGAGGTTTGGGGCTTGAGTTTTTAAGACACATAGAAAGAACTTCTTTTTTACTTTTTGTGCTTGATCCATTAAGAGAAATGAGCTTAAAAGAGCAGTTTTGTGTTTTAAGAAAAGAATTAGAAAAATTTTCAAATAAGCTTTATGCAAGAAATTTTGGTGTCATGCTCTCAAAAAGTGATAGCGTAAATTTAGGTGAAGAATTTGCACAAAAAATGGAGGATGATTATAATGAACTAAAGGCTTATTTACAAAGTCAAAATAACCCGCAAAGCTTTTTTGTTAAAGTATCAAGCCTTGAAAAAACCGGACTTAAAGAGCTTAAATTTATGCTTTTAGACGAAGTAAAAAAAATCAGAAATCAAAATAATCTTTGA
- a CDS encoding DUF6194 family protein: MSENLTIDFIQEYIKSNFKDLIYKFTYKEHSFFYNPDKVLKNGVYFCTIKENDGISDKASNLNREGVFRLSCSLCDQDYQNLFGQKPKKALKGEVVGLNYDFSMLDLIMPHPIYAYIGYICINNPSRKNFEIFKDYLELSYQKAIKTYQKRIMAL, from the coding sequence ATGAGTGAAAATTTAACTATAGATTTTATCCAAGAATATATCAAATCTAATTTTAAAGACTTGATATATAAATTTACCTATAAAGAGCATAGCTTTTTTTATAATCCCGATAAGGTTTTAAAAAACGGAGTTTATTTTTGTACTATTAAAGAAAATGATGGCATAAGTGATAAAGCTTCAAATTTAAATAGAGAGGGTGTATTTCGTCTAAGTTGCTCTCTTTGCGATCAAGATTATCAAAATCTTTTTGGTCAAAAACCTAAAAAAGCTTTAAAGGGTGAGGTCGTTGGTTTAAATTATGATTTTTCTATGCTTGATCTTATCATGCCTCACCCAATTTATGCTTATATAGGATATATTTGCATCAACAACCCTTCTAGAAAAAATTTTGAAATTTTTAAAGATTATCTTGAGCTTTCATATCAAAAAGCTATAAAAACTTATCAAAAAAGGATAATGGCGTTATGA
- the fmt gene encoding methionyl-tRNA formyltransferase produces the protein MKNIIFMGTPSYATCILKELVDKGFNIQALFTQPDKPVGRKQILTPSDTKKFILENNLDIKIYTPKSLKDENIIKDIKSLKPDFIVVAAYGKILPKEILDIAPCINLHASLLPKYRGASPIQSAILNGDKISGVCTMLMEEGLDSGAILESIECDIEGKNSAEVFVMLSNLAAKLTISTLLNFEKITPKKQDESLVTHCKKIKKEHGLIVLDNASEIYQKFLAFAPWPGIFLENGLKFLDIELVDSEKTQKSGVILQVEKEGFLLTCETGILRIKTLQESGKKALDAKTYLNGKRLKLGDSLF, from the coding sequence ATGAAAAATATCATTTTTATGGGAACTCCCTCTTATGCAACTTGTATTTTAAAAGAGCTTGTTGATAAAGGATTTAATATCCAAGCTTTATTTACTCAACCTGATAAACCTGTAGGAAGAAAGCAAATTTTAACTCCAAGTGATACTAAAAAATTTATTTTAGAAAATAATCTTGATATAAAAATTTATACTCCAAAAAGCTTAAAAGATGAAAATATTATAAAAGATATTAAAAGTTTAAAACCAGATTTTATAGTTGTTGCTGCTTATGGGAAAATTTTACCAAAAGAAATTTTAGATATCGCTCCTTGTATTAATCTACATGCTTCTTTACTTCCTAAATATCGTGGAGCTTCGCCGATACAAAGCGCTATTTTAAATGGAGATAAAATAAGCGGGGTTTGCACGATGCTTATGGAAGAAGGGCTTGATAGTGGTGCTATTTTAGAAAGCATAGAATGTGATATAGAAGGTAAAAATTCAGCCGAGGTTTTTGTAATGCTTTCCAATTTAGCAGCTAAACTTACTATTTCTACGCTTTTGAATTTTGAAAAAATTACTCCAAAAAAGCAAGATGAAAGTTTGGTTACGCATTGTAAAAAAATCAAAAAAGAACATGGATTGATTGTTTTAGATAATGCGAGTGAAATCTATCAAAAATTTCTAGCTTTTGCTCCTTGGCCTGGAATTTTTTTAGAAAATGGTTTGAAATTTTTAGATATTGAATTGGTTGATAGTGAAAAAACTCAAAAATCAGGTGTAATTTTGCAAGTAGAAAAGGAAGGCTTTTTGCTTACATGTGAAACAGGTATTTTGAGGATTAAAACTTTACAAGAGAGTGGAAAAAAAGCCTTAGATGCCAAGACTTATTTAAATGGAAAAAGGTTAAAACTTGGAGATAGTTTATTTTGA
- a CDS encoding biotin--[acetyl-CoA-carboxylase] ligase translates to MEIVYFDELESTQIYLSDKIRNGEIANNTAICAFVQSAGIGSRDNTWQSKQGNLHVSFCVKTQELAQDLPLASASIYFAFLMKEVLQKHDSKVWIKWPNDFYIEDKKIGGLMSSKINEFLVVGMGINLKYAPFNAEILDIEIDIKDLLNEYFFYVNEKTLWKNIFSKYMLEFEKSRNFFIHNEGKILSLKDALLYKDGSILLDNKRIYSLR, encoded by the coding sequence TTGGAGATAGTTTATTTTGATGAGCTTGAATCAACTCAAATTTATTTAAGTGATAAAATTCGTAATGGTGAAATCGCAAATAATACTGCTATTTGTGCTTTTGTTCAAAGTGCTGGTATAGGTAGTAGAGATAATACATGGCAGAGTAAGCAAGGTAATTTACATGTGTCTTTTTGTGTAAAAACTCAAGAACTAGCACAAGATCTTCCTTTAGCTTCTGCAAGCATATATTTTGCGTTCTTGATGAAAGAAGTACTGCAAAAGCATGATTCAAAAGTGTGGATTAAATGGCCTAATGATTTTTACATAGAAGATAAAAAAATAGGTGGCTTAATGAGTTCTAAAATCAATGAATTTTTAGTAGTGGGAATGGGAATTAACCTCAAATATGCTCCATTTAATGCTGAAATTTTAGATATAGAAATAGACATTAAAGATCTTTTAAATGAATACTTTTTTTATGTGAATGAGAAGACTTTATGGAAGAATATTTTTAGCAAGTATATGTTAGAATTTGAAAAATCAAGAAATTTTTTTATACATAATGAAGGCAAAATTTTATCACTAAAAGATGCCTTGTTGTATAAAGATGGTTCTATATTGTTAGATAATAAAAGGATATATAGTTTAAGATGA
- a CDS encoding ParA family protein — MSEIITIANQKGGVGKTTTAINLAASLAVAEKKVLLIDIDPQANATTGLGFNRSNYEYNIYHVFIGRKKLSEIILKTELPQLYLAPSNISLVGIEQEVVKESGEYRTILREKIKEIAKDYDFIIIDSPPALGSITVNAFAASDSVIIPIQCEFYALEGVAMVLNTIKFVKKTINPKLKIKGFLPTMYSSQNNLSKDTVEDLKQNFKQKLFRTGDNEDDFIIIPRNVKLAESPSYGKPIILYDIKSPGSLAYQNLAHSILG, encoded by the coding sequence ATGAGTGAGATAATAACTATTGCAAATCAAAAAGGTGGAGTAGGTAAGACCACAACTGCCATTAACTTGGCAGCTTCTTTGGCAGTAGCTGAAAAAAAAGTGCTTTTGATAGACATCGATCCACAAGCAAATGCTACAACAGGACTTGGTTTTAATAGAAGTAACTATGAATACAATATTTACCATGTGTTTATAGGTAGAAAAAAACTTTCAGAAATTATTTTAAAAACCGAACTTCCACAGTTATATTTAGCACCTTCTAATATTTCTTTGGTGGGTATCGAGCAAGAAGTGGTAAAAGAAAGTGGTGAATATAGAACAATTTTAAGAGAAAAAATTAAAGAAATTGCTAAAGATTATGATTTTATCATCATTGATTCACCGCCTGCGCTTGGAAGTATTACAGTAAATGCTTTTGCAGCAAGCGATAGTGTTATCATTCCTATTCAGTGTGAGTTTTATGCACTTGAAGGCGTTGCGATGGTTTTAAACACTATTAAATTTGTGAAAAAAACTATTAATCCAAAGCTAAAAATCAAAGGCTTTTTACCGACTATGTATAGCTCTCAAAACAATCTTTCCAAAGATACAGTGGAAGATTTAAAACAGAATTTTAAGCAAAAGCTATTTAGAACAGGTGACAATGAAGATGATTTTATAATCATACCAAGAAATGTAAAACTTGCTGAAAGCCCAAGCTATGGAAAGCCTATTATACTTTATGATATAAAATCACCAGGTTCTTTGGCTTATCAAAATTTAGCACACTCTATATTAGGATAA
- a CDS encoding ParB/RepB/Spo0J family partition protein produces the protein MAKKSALGRGLSSILADIDEVYEKELGSNEGKIEEIDIELISPNPYQPRKNFDEQALEELAGSIKEYGLIQPVVVFKKDEFEYILIAGERRFRACKLLDKEQIKAVVLNVDDIKLRELALIENIQRENLNPIELAHSYKELLEIHDITQEKLADLIHKSRPQIANTLRLLNLNEQTQNFLIEGKISQGHAKVLVGLEKDEEKMIVDTIIGQKLNVRETEKLIKNFKNTNHLEKNTNLNKQYQSMENLKDKIHSLGFRVNAKDLKLTITFSNEEEVKEFLKTFN, from the coding sequence ATGGCAAAAAAAAGTGCATTAGGAAGAGGTTTAAGTAGTATTTTAGCTGATATTGATGAGGTTTATGAAAAAGAATTGGGTTCAAATGAAGGAAAGATAGAAGAGATTGATATCGAATTAATTAGCCCAAACCCTTATCAGCCAAGAAAAAATTTTGATGAACAAGCTTTAGAAGAACTAGCAGGTTCGATTAAAGAATATGGCTTAATTCAACCTGTGGTGGTTTTTAAAAAAGATGAGTTTGAATATATTTTAATAGCAGGTGAAAGAAGATTTAGAGCATGTAAGCTTTTGGATAAAGAGCAAATTAAGGCCGTAGTTTTAAATGTTGATGATATAAAATTACGCGAACTTGCACTCATAGAAAACATTCAAAGAGAAAATCTAAACCCTATAGAATTAGCACATTCTTACAAGGAACTACTAGAAATTCACGATATTACCCAAGAAAAACTAGCTGATCTTATCCATAAATCAAGACCGCAAATTGCAAACACATTAAGACTTTTAAATTTAAACGAACAAACGCAAAATTTTCTTATAGAAGGTAAAATTTCCCAAGGTCATGCAAAAGTTTTAGTAGGGCTTGAAAAAGATGAAGAAAAGATGATCGTTGATACGATCATAGGGCAAAAACTTAATGTAAGAGAAACAGAAAAATTAATTAAAAACTTTAAAAATACTAACCATTTAGAAAAAAATACAAATTTAAACAAACAGTATCAATCCATGGAAAACCTAAAAGATAAAATTCACTCACTAGGTTTTAGAGTAAATGCAAAAGATTTGAAGCTAACGATTACTTTTTCGAACGAAGAAGAGGTAAAGGAATTCCTAAAAACATTTAATTAA
- a CDS encoding FoF1 ATP synthase subunit B', translating to MFNDVHFSIMIATGVIFLLMIAILNSILYKPLLKFMDSRDLTIKNDEEKMKKNSDDVSNVESELEKIHIQTRDEINQIKAKAIEEAKLKQEKEISAKKKELEDQMLVFLKSLKEKEKELKEEMRSKIPEFKQSFKNSLSKI from the coding sequence ATGTTTAATGATGTACATTTTTCCATCATGATAGCCACTGGTGTCATTTTTTTGCTTATGATAGCAATTTTAAATTCTATACTCTATAAACCTTTACTTAAATTTATGGATTCTAGGGATTTAACTATTAAAAATGACGAAGAAAAGATGAAGAAAAACTCTGATGATGTTTCGAATGTAGAAAGTGAGTTGGAAAAAATTCATATTCAAACAAGAGATGAAATCAATCAAATCAAGGCAAAAGCTATAGAAGAAGCTAAATTAAAACAAGAAAAAGAAATATCAGCAAAGAAAAAAGAATTAGAAGATCAAATGCTTGTTTTTCTTAAAAGCCTAAAAGAAAAAGAAAAAGAATTAAAAGAAGAAATGCGTTCTAAAATACCAGAATTTAAACAAAGCTTTAAAAATAGCTTGAGTAAAATTTAA